In Algihabitans albus, the following are encoded in one genomic region:
- a CDS encoding ABC transporter substrate-binding protein, whose amino-acid sequence MRRHLTTAAAAAALMALATPGHADMEAARAFLDAEIGDLSTLSRAEQEAEMQWFIDAASPFRGMEISVVSETITTHKYEAEVLAPAFSAITGIRVTHDLIGEGDVIERLQTQMQTGENIYDMYVNDSDLIGTHWRYQQVRNLTDWMMEDGAEVTNPDLDIEDFVGISFTTAPDGKIYQLPIQQFANLYWFRYDWFTDPEIMADFREQYGYELGVPVNWSAYEDIAEFFTGREIEGEEVYGHMDYGRRDPSLGWRFTDAWLSMAGAGDQGIPNGLPVDEWGLRVDEQSRPVGSCVERGGATNGPAAVYSVDKYVEWLRNFAPPEAAGMTFSEAGPVPAQGNVAQQIFWYTAFTADMVAEGLPVVNEDGTPRWRMAPSPRGAYWEDGMKLGYQDAGSITLLQSTPVDRAQAAWLYAQFIAAKTVDVKKSHVGLTFVRESTIRHESFTERAPRLGGLVEFYRSPARVQWTPTGTNVPDYPRLAQLWWQSIGDASSGSATAQEAMDRLCAEQERVLERLERSGVLGDLGPRMNEPRDPEEWFAEAGAPKPQLENEDPEPITINYDELVKSWQDASSQ is encoded by the coding sequence ATGAGACGACATCTGACCACGGCGGCTGCCGCGGCGGCGCTGATGGCGCTGGCCACGCCCGGCCATGCCGATATGGAGGCGGCACGCGCCTTTCTCGATGCCGAGATCGGCGATCTCTCCACTCTGTCGCGGGCGGAACAGGAAGCGGAGATGCAGTGGTTCATCGACGCTGCATCCCCCTTCCGCGGGATGGAGATCAGCGTGGTGTCCGAAACCATTACCACGCACAAGTACGAGGCCGAGGTTCTGGCTCCGGCTTTCAGCGCTATTACCGGGATCCGGGTCACCCATGACCTGATTGGTGAAGGCGATGTGATCGAGCGGCTGCAGACGCAGATGCAGACCGGCGAAAACATCTACGACATGTACGTCAACGATTCCGACTTGATCGGAACGCACTGGCGCTACCAGCAGGTTCGCAACCTGACCGACTGGATGATGGAAGACGGCGCCGAGGTGACGAACCCAGACCTCGACATCGAGGATTTCGTCGGAATCAGCTTCACCACCGCCCCGGACGGGAAGATCTACCAACTGCCGATCCAGCAGTTCGCGAACCTTTACTGGTTCCGCTACGACTGGTTCACCGATCCCGAGATCATGGCCGATTTCCGTGAGCAGTACGGCTACGAACTGGGCGTGCCGGTCAATTGGTCGGCCTACGAGGATATCGCCGAGTTCTTCACCGGTCGCGAGATCGAAGGGGAGGAAGTCTACGGCCACATGGATTACGGCCGGCGCGACCCGTCCCTGGGCTGGCGCTTCACCGACGCCTGGCTCTCGATGGCCGGAGCCGGGGACCAGGGCATTCCCAACGGCCTGCCGGTTGACGAGTGGGGTCTGCGCGTCGACGAGCAGTCGCGCCCGGTCGGTTCCTGTGTCGAGCGCGGCGGTGCGACAAACGGCCCGGCGGCGGTCTATTCCGTCGATAAGTACGTCGAGTGGCTGCGTAACTTCGCACCGCCCGAAGCGGCAGGCATGACCTTCTCCGAAGCGGGACCGGTTCCGGCCCAGGGCAACGTCGCTCAACAGATCTTCTGGTACACCGCCTTCACGGCCGACATGGTCGCCGAGGGTTTGCCGGTGGTGAACGAGGACGGCACGCCGCGCTGGCGCATGGCTCCTTCTCCGCGGGGCGCCTACTGGGAAGACGGCATGAAGCTGGGCTATCAGGACGCCGGCTCCATCACCCTGCTGCAGTCGACCCCGGTCGACCGGGCCCAGGCCGCCTGGCTTTACGCCCAGTTCATCGCTGCGAAGACCGTCGATGTGAAGAAGTCGCACGTCGGACTGACCTTCGTGCGTGAATCGACCATCAGGCACGAGAGCTTCACCGAGCGTGCTCCGAGGCTCGGCGGTCTGGTCGAGTTCTATCGTTCGCCGGCGCGCGTGCAGTGGACTCCGACCGGTACCAATGTGCCTGACTATCCGCGTTTGGCGCAGCTCTGGTGGCAGTCCATCGGCGATGCTTCTTCCGGTTCCGCCACGGCGCAGGAAGCCATGGATCGGCTTTGTGCCGAACAGGAGCGGGTGCTGGAGCGCCTAGAGCGCTCCGGGGTCTTGGGCGATCTCGGTCCGCGGATGAACGAGCCGCGCGACCCCGAGGAGTGGTTCGCCGAAGCCGGTGCGCCCAAGCCGCAGCTCGAGAACGAAGATCCCGAGCCGATCACCATCAACTACGACGAACTGGTCAAGTCCTGGCAGGACGCCAGCAGTCAGTAG
- a CDS encoding DUF2160 domain-containing protein, with the protein MDLSWMAWTWPTAIFFVTIALLLLGMGAWECVRPGGGPRVGVLGFETTRGDRLFISLLGSAVISLAWLGLFGPPVWGALIVCLIYAGAVFRFA; encoded by the coding sequence ATGGATCTCTCCTGGATGGCCTGGACCTGGCCAACGGCAATTTTCTTCGTGACGATCGCTCTGCTGTTGCTCGGCATGGGCGCCTGGGAGTGCGTGCGGCCGGGTGGCGGTCCGCGCGTCGGCGTCCTGGGTTTCGAGACGACGCGCGGCGACCGGTTGTTCATCAGTCTACTCGGCTCGGCCGTCATCTCGCTGGCATGGCTGGGACTTTTCGGCCCACCCGTCTGGGGTGCGCTGATCGTTTGCCTGATCTACGCGGGGGCAGTCTTCCGCTTCGCCTGA
- a CDS encoding TetR/AcrR family transcriptional regulator translates to MPRRSYHHGNLREALVQAALGLIASKGPAGFTFAEAARSAGVSPAAPYRHFRDRDALLADVAHQGFERFEAFLATAWNDGRPDVRTAFSNLGKAYLAFARTEPAYYSAMFEAGISTAEHPELRKASDHAFAIVRTASEALCASLPRESRPPALMMALHVWATSHGIASLFARGDTSRRSLPMTPEDLLEAAMLIYLQGLGLDSAAS, encoded by the coding sequence ATGCCACGTCGGAGCTATCACCACGGCAACCTGCGGGAAGCGCTGGTTCAGGCGGCGCTCGGCTTGATCGCGTCCAAAGGGCCGGCCGGCTTTACCTTCGCCGAAGCGGCCCGCTCCGCCGGCGTCAGCCCGGCCGCTCCCTACCGTCATTTTCGCGACCGGGACGCCTTGCTCGCGGATGTCGCACATCAGGGCTTCGAACGCTTCGAAGCCTTTCTCGCGACTGCCTGGAACGACGGGCGACCCGACGTGCGCACGGCCTTCAGCAATCTGGGCAAGGCTTACCTGGCTTTTGCGCGCACGGAGCCCGCTTACTACTCGGCGATGTTCGAAGCCGGCATTTCGACCGCCGAGCATCCCGAGTTGCGCAAGGCGTCGGATCATGCCTTCGCCATCGTTCGCACAGCCTCCGAGGCCCTCTGTGCCAGCCTGCCCAGGGAGAGCCGTCCGCCGGCATTGATGATGGCGCTGCACGTCTGGGCCACGTCGCATGGCATCGCCTCGCTGTTCGCGCGCGGCGATACGAGCCGACGCAGCCTGCCGATGACCCCGGAAGACCTGCTCGAGGCCGCGATGCTGATCTACTTGCAGGGTCTCGGTCTCGATAGCGCTGCCTCTTGA
- a CDS encoding DUF2852 domain-containing protein, translating into MDIAAKLDGFGKPAWIAVMVLGFILFWPIGLALLAYMIWSGRMGCWKRNGFGEFGKARGRWYGLDSRKGSSGNRAFDEYREETLRRLEDEQQEFQDFLERLRHARDKAEFDQFMADRRSQGDQGSGEARPQEG; encoded by the coding sequence ATGGATATCGCAGCGAAGCTCGACGGCTTCGGGAAGCCCGCTTGGATCGCCGTAATGGTGCTGGGCTTCATTCTTTTCTGGCCAATCGGATTGGCCCTTCTCGCATATATGATCTGGAGCGGACGCATGGGCTGTTGGAAACGAAACGGGTTTGGGGAATTCGGCAAGGCCCGCGGCCGCTGGTATGGACTCGACAGCCGCAAGGGTTCGAGCGGCAATAGAGCCTTCGACGAATACCGCGAAGAGACTCTGCGGCGGCTCGAAGACGAGCAGCAGGAGTTCCAAGACTTCCTCGAACGCCTGCGTCATGCGCGCGACAAGGCGGAATTCGATCAGTTCATGGCCGACCGCCGCAGCCAAGGCGACCAAGGCTCCGGAGAGGCGCGGCCGCAAGAGGGCTGA